The sequence below is a genomic window from Serratia nevei.
AGCCTTCGTGCAGCTGGCACGCCAGGGCACCACCTGCTGTATGATCCCTCACCTGCAGATCGAAAAGGAGCTGGCATCCGGTGAACTGATCGATCTGACGCCGGGGCTGTACCAGCGCCGCATGCTGTACTGGCACCGCTTCGCGCCGGAAAGCCGCATGATGCGCAAAGTGACCGACGCGCTGCTGGAACACGGCCACCAGGTGCTGCGTCAGGATTAAAACGAAAAAAGGTTCGCCGCAGCGAACCTTTTCTTCAATACGAACACCTTACTGCGCGGCGTTGCGCTGCAGCTCAAACACCACATCCACCTGATCGTCGAAGTGAATGCTTTGCTGCTCATAGGTTTGCGCCGCGTCGCTTTCCGCCGCCGCACCGGCCGCCTTATACATCCGCGCCACCGGCATCGGCTGGTAGTTGGCAACCCGGTAGCGAATGCTGTACACCGGCCCCAGCTTGGCGTGGAAGCCTTTGGCCAGGGATTCGGCCTGCTGAGTCGCGTTCTCGATCGCTTTTTGCCGCGCCTGCTCGCGATACACGTCCGGTTTGGCGACGCCCAGCTCCACCGCGCGGATCTCGTTCAGGCCGGATTTCAGCGCGCCGTCCAGCAGCTCGTTCAGCTTGTCCAACTGACGCAGGGTCACCTGCACCTGGCGCACCGCCCGGTAGCCTTTCAGCACCGACTCGCCGGTTTTCAGGTAGTCATATTCCGGCTGGGTGCGCAGATTGGCGGCGCTGATGTCTTTCTTCTCGATGTTATTTTTCTGCAGGAAATCAAAGTACTGCGCCACGCGCTCGTCCACCTGCTTCTTCGCCTGGGCGGCGTCTTTGGAGGAAACGCTCACTTCGATCGCCAGGGTGGCGATATCCGGCGTGGCGTCCACGCTGGCGGTGCCGGAGGTGACGACATGCGGCCCTTCAGGCACTTCAGCCGCCTGCAGCGCCATCGGTAACGTCCCTAATCCGACCATTGCGGCCATAGCCAATGCTTTTAGCTTCACAGTGTCTCCTTAATGACAGGCTGTCTCTGATCGCCGGCTTTTCCCTGTGAGAACCGCCGGATTCCTGGCATCAAACGTAGCATATCGCGCGGCGTTTTGAATTCGGATTAGTGACAAATTCTTATAAATTTGCCCCCTGCCAGGCCAGCTGCAGCGCGATGCCCCACATCACCAGCCCAACCAGCGCGTTGATGATGCGCTGCGCCCGCTGCGTGTTCAGCCACGGCGCCAGCCAGGAGGCCAGCAGCGCCAGCCCGAAGAACCACACCGCCGACGCGCTGACCGCCCCGAGCGCGAACCAGGAGCGCACGTCCGCCGTCAGCTGCCCACCCAGGCTGCCGAGCACCACAAAGGTATCCAGATAAACGTGCGGGTTTAGCCAGGTGACCGCCAGCATGGTGACCACGATGCGCCAGCGGCTCTGCGCCAGCTCCTGCGCCGCGGCCTGCGCCGGTTGCGGGCTGAAGGCGGAACGGAACGCGCCCCACCCGTACCACAGCAGAAACGCCACCCCGCCCCAGGTGACCAGCGCCAGCAGCAGCGGCGAGCGGGTCAGCAAGGCGCTGCCGCCGAAAATACCGGCGCAGATCAGCACGATATCGCTCAATGCGCACAGCGAAGCAATCATCAAATGATACTGGCGGCGAATGCCCTGATTCATCACGAATACGTTCTGCGGGCCCAGCGGCAGGATCATGGCGGCGCTCAGGGCAAAGCCCTGCAGGAAGACGGCTAACATGGGGATTCCTCGAATGATAAAAGGCGCCGGACGAGGGCGCGTGTCGGTCAACACGCGCATCATACGAGGAAGCGATCATTAGGTGAAATTGATGTTTCTAATCCAGTATCAGAGACGCTAATACTCAAATCGGCGAGGAGGATCGGCGCTGTGAGCGCCGTCAAATTCGCTCATCGACGCGAAATTCGCTATCATCCGCACCCACCCTCCAGCCGGCCGCCCGATGTCTACGATCACCGATACCTTTATCGCCCCGCCATGCCATGACCAAATAGAGATCCTCTATCAGGACGATCATCTGGCGCTGATCAATAAGCCGGCCGGGCTGCTCAGCCTGTCGGGCAAGAATCCGCAGAATCTCGATTCGGTACACCATCGGCTGGTACAGATCTTCCCCGGCTGCGCCCTGGTGCACCGCCTGGATTTCGGCACGTCCGGGTTGATGGTGGTGGCCCGCAACAAGGCCGCCAACGCCGCGCTCTGCCGGCAGTTCAGCGAGCGCACCGTCAGCAAAGTGTACAGCGCGCTGCTCTGCGGCCATCTGGCGGATAACGAAGGGGTCATAGACGCGGCAATCGCCAAAGATCCGGCGCTGTTCCCGCTGATGTCAATTTGCGCCCTCCACGGCAAACCCGCCCGCTCCCGCTATCGGGTCGTCGAGCGTTTTTATCGTGAAGCGGAGGGCGGGATCTCGCTGCCGCTGACGCGGGTGCAGCTCACCCCAGAGACTGGGCGCACCCACCAGCTGCGTATTCAC
It includes:
- a CDS encoding RluA family pseudouridine synthase, which translates into the protein MSTITDTFIAPPCHDQIEILYQDDHLALINKPAGLLSLSGKNPQNLDSVHHRLVQIFPGCALVHRLDFGTSGLMVVARNKAANAALCRQFSERTVSKVYSALLCGHLADNEGVIDAAIAKDPALFPLMSICALHGKPARSRYRVVERFYREAEGGISLPLTRVQLTPETGRTHQLRIHSRQLGHPILGCDLYGGRLLPGTEQTPRLMLHASELDFVHPVSGERIAARHAAPF
- the argO gene encoding arginine exporter ArgO, with amino-acid sequence MLAVFLQGFALSAAMILPLGPQNVFVMNQGIRRQYHLMIASLCALSDIVLICAGIFGGSALLTRSPLLLALVTWGGVAFLLWYGWGAFRSAFSPQPAQAAAQELAQSRWRIVVTMLAVTWLNPHVYLDTFVVLGSLGGQLTADVRSWFALGAVSASAVWFFGLALLASWLAPWLNTQRAQRIINALVGLVMWGIALQLAWQGANL
- a CDS encoding oxidative stress defense protein, coding for MKLKALAMAAMVGLGTLPMALQAAEVPEGPHVVTSGTASVDATPDIATLAIEVSVSSKDAAQAKKQVDERVAQYFDFLQKNNIEKKDISAANLRTQPEYDYLKTGESVLKGYRAVRQVQVTLRQLDKLNELLDGALKSGLNEIRAVELGVAKPDVYREQARQKAIENATQQAESLAKGFHAKLGPVYSIRYRVANYQPMPVARMYKAAGAAAESDAAQTYEQQSIHFDDQVDVVFELQRNAAQ